From Flavobacterium arcticum, the proteins below share one genomic window:
- a CDS encoding deaminase domain-containing protein: MSERSVILDIGIKKAFRKSNFQEIEFNLDGSVHSFKIINDPRRYVRSYRSTIENFYGFLEKTNFDTQKERFNKGEKVTTSEWRKGEFNNFDSLSPAESGDIVEGVYSIFTTNGKCKQKYVFTFSSNGNIPETFNTVSNIDPMSPNSYDCNDFGGNATHQGAFFNTYKDVLLSNDDGPNSTDIELIGKIAALLDETEGKTAQAFIDFQLQNIDNAQFQMIIIDGVYDRKAFEVYKKSLENWLDMLDKYKEKIKNLTDKEKLFIYIDVMYRHNMLHLLTVQQKIDILATMATGALITWYFASWTEGFQKREPIAIKVVESVTNEQAEEFLQKLVSEKVYTSTSIPILFPLPSVTITGENSLYKALFYRFDDFFGKDNFTAFAEKLNALVLAKNNIIQTAEGYIISTPEQLNTDNNFVKYNFIWNKKFNKDFKGEIEYDISYPSDNQITIKEKIVKGVTRRTVSYQGVTASKIEASSYYDESEVTLNHFDLVSITYLSNPSFLDLCEYADCSNVTFLASAAYIDYLLEKRDTKDIINTLSVSTQVLSLAFGVGELLAAIRTANTIRGIIGAWTILGDIYSLIISSPVFIEFLQEAYPNDYMEILETLNMIGLLNGLTNVGGNIFYSAYNIDKATKFIGYVDALNSDHGAIARMTAAEVKALHITRERLLAELYVLRKNSSVYETVENQILAYRNQRNLQLNNAVRGSTTEWEAAQQIIIQHRVAVSTPNGRNFAFLEGMVEGIDSSALIDPAVTNQNLTQNLWRSVSDGIAGMEAHVFTASVVGNYLRITDSEYRMLNKLALTLKPNAVLGYIYVDVVGNLKIVSENIFCVSCQNAIKQFNQMFPNVNITLIDGTRVGY; this comes from the coding sequence ATGAGCGAAAGATCGGTAATATTAGATATAGGAATAAAAAAAGCGTTTCGTAAATCAAATTTCCAAGAAATAGAGTTTAATTTGGATGGGTCTGTACATAGTTTTAAAATTATCAATGATCCTAGGCGTTATGTTAGGTCATATAGATCCACAATAGAAAATTTTTATGGATTTCTTGAAAAAACTAATTTTGATACACAAAAGGAAAGATTTAATAAAGGAGAAAAAGTAACAACTTCAGAATGGAGAAAGGGAGAATTTAATAACTTCGATTCCTTAAGTCCTGCTGAATCAGGCGATATTGTAGAAGGGGTTTATTCTATTTTCACAACGAATGGCAAGTGTAAACAAAAATATGTTTTTACATTTAGCAGTAATGGAAACATCCCTGAGACTTTTAATACGGTTTCAAATATAGACCCTATGAGCCCTAATTCGTACGATTGTAATGATTTTGGAGGAAATGCTACTCATCAAGGTGCTTTTTTCAATACTTACAAAGATGTTCTACTTTCTAACGATGATGGGCCTAATAGTACAGATATTGAGTTAATAGGAAAAATAGCAGCATTACTTGATGAAACAGAAGGAAAAACTGCTCAGGCTTTTATCGATTTCCAGTTGCAAAACATAGATAATGCTCAGTTTCAAATGATAATTATAGATGGTGTTTATGATCGCAAAGCTTTTGAAGTTTATAAGAAATCTCTTGAAAATTGGCTGGATATGCTCGATAAGTATAAAGAAAAAATCAAGAACCTTACTGATAAGGAAAAACTTTTTATATATATCGATGTAATGTATAGGCATAATATGCTTCACCTATTAACAGTACAACAAAAGATAGACATACTAGCTACTATGGCTACTGGAGCATTAATCACTTGGTATTTTGCTTCATGGACAGAAGGATTTCAAAAGAGGGAACCAATTGCCATTAAGGTGGTTGAATCGGTTACTAATGAACAAGCAGAAGAGTTTTTACAAAAATTAGTTAGTGAAAAAGTGTACACTAGTACATCTATTCCTATTCTTTTCCCCCTTCCTAGTGTTACTATTACAGGTGAAAACTCTCTTTACAAAGCACTTTTTTACAGATTTGATGATTTTTTTGGGAAAGACAATTTTACAGCTTTTGCCGAAAAACTTAATGCATTAGTACTTGCTAAAAATAATATAATACAAACTGCAGAAGGATATATAATTAGTACTCCTGAACAGCTTAATACTGATAATAATTTTGTTAAATATAATTTTATATGGAATAAAAAATTTAATAAAGATTTTAAAGGTGAAATAGAATATGATATCTCTTATCCTTCAGATAATCAAATTACAATAAAGGAGAAAATTGTAAAAGGGGTTACACGTAGGACAGTATCATATCAGGGAGTTACTGCATCTAAAATAGAAGCATCATCTTATTATGATGAGTCAGAAGTGACATTAAACCATTTTGATTTGGTTTCAATTACGTATTTAAGTAATCCATCATTTTTAGATTTATGTGAATATGCAGATTGCTCTAATGTTACTTTCTTAGCATCAGCGGCATATATTGATTACCTGTTAGAAAAGAGAGATACAAAAGATATTATAAATACTCTTTCTGTCAGTACACAGGTACTTTCTTTAGCTTTTGGTGTAGGAGAGTTATTAGCTGCTATTAGAACAGCAAATACAATCAGAGGTATAATAGGGGCATGGACAATTCTTGGTGATATATATTCTTTAATTATCAGTTCTCCAGTTTTTATAGAATTTTTGCAAGAGGCATACCCTAATGACTACATGGAAATTTTGGAAACTTTAAATATGATAGGTTTACTCAATGGTTTAACCAATGTAGGGGGTAATATTTTTTATAGTGCATATAACATAGATAAAGCCACTAAATTTATTGGTTACGTTGATGCTTTAAACAGCGACCATGGTGCTATAGCAAGGATGACAGCAGCGGAAGTTAAAGCGCTTCATATAACAAGAGAAAGGTTATTAGCTGAGTTATATGTATTGAGAAAAAACTCATCGGTGTATGAAACTGTTGAAAATCAAATACTTGCATATAGGAATCAGAGGAACTTACAACTTAATAATGCTGTTAGAGGTTCTACCACTGAATGGGAAGCAGCTCAGCAAATTATTATTCAGCATAGAGTAGCTGTTAGCACTCCTAATGGTAGAAATTTTGCATTTTTAGAAGGAATGGTAGAAGGTATAGATTCAAGTGCACTTATCGATCCTGCTGTTACCAACCAAAATCTTACCCAGAATCTTTGGAGGTCTGTTTCTGACGGTATAGCTGGAATGGAAGCTCATGTATTTACAGCTTCTGTAGTTGGAAACTATTTAAGAATAACGGATTCTGAATATAGAATGTTAAATAAGCTAGCATTAACCCTTAAACCAAATGCAGTTTTAGGATATATATATGTTGATGTAGTCGGTAATTTAAAAATAGTATCAGAGAATATATTCTGTGTATCTTGTCAAAACGCTATTAAGCAATTTAATCAGATGTTTCCAAATGTAAATATTACATTAATAGATGGAACTAGGGTTGGATATTAA
- a CDS encoding helix-turn-helix domain-containing protein, producing MNILISGNHPFTIDVFEKTLHENFIDLNISKTYCYKIAFKMISKNAMDPYELVVFDLNTMINDDLNFTYIVEIIVLLKKRMSKCKIIVITSRTEILHVYEIVRKIKPTGLAVKTDVSLTELKYLFETVLKGSNYQSFHVKQCLNEIWDNQLMIEDYNRQILLLLSQGYRVGELSEVISLSKSAIQKRIYKLKKAFNTGDEQSLIREVRLKGYV from the coding sequence ATGAATATATTAATCTCTGGAAATCATCCGTTTACAATTGATGTTTTTGAGAAAACTTTACATGAAAACTTTATTGATTTAAATATATCCAAAACATACTGTTATAAAATAGCTTTTAAAATGATATCTAAAAACGCTATGGATCCTTATGAATTAGTTGTTTTTGATTTAAATACAATGATTAATGATGATTTAAATTTCACTTACATTGTTGAAATTATTGTTTTACTAAAAAAAAGAATGTCTAAATGTAAGATTATTGTAATAACGTCTAGAACTGAAATTTTACATGTTTATGAAATTGTAAGGAAAATAAAACCAACAGGTTTAGCCGTTAAAACAGATGTTTCTTTAACTGAATTAAAATATTTATTTGAAACAGTACTAAAAGGAAGTAACTATCAAAGTTTTCATGTTAAGCAATGTCTTAATGAGATTTGGGATAACCAATTAATGATTGAAGATTATAATAGACAAATTCTTTTACTTCTATCACAAGGATATAGAGTAGGAGAATTAAGTGAAGTAATTTCATTAAGTAAAAGCGCAATTCAGAAGAGAATATATAAACTAAAGAAAGCATTTAACACGGGTGATGAACAGAGCCTTATAAGAGAGGTAAGGCTAAAAGGGTATGTTTAA
- a CDS encoding toxin-antitoxin system YwqK family antitoxin, with product MKKIIIAAFMLFAGVISAQEIKPKYEIENQTVKATYYYDNGNIKQEGFYKDGKLHGKWMSFNEDGTKQSIGEYANGIKSGKWFFWNDTTLSEVDYSDSRIADVKKWSRDAVVVNK from the coding sequence ATGAAAAAGATAATTATTGCAGCATTTATGTTGTTTGCTGGTGTTATATCAGCACAGGAAATAAAACCAAAATACGAGATAGAAAACCAAACAGTGAAAGCAACGTATTATTATGATAATGGTAATATAAAGCAAGAAGGTTTTTATAAAGACGGTAAGCTACACGGAAAATGGATGTCTTTTAATGAAGATGGTACAAAACAATCAATAGGAGAGTATGCTAACGGGATAAAGTCAGGCAAATGGTTTTTTTGGAACGATACGACTCTTAGTGAAGTAGATTATAGTGACAGTAGGATTGCTGATGTGAAAAAGTGGTCGAGAGATGCTGTGGTAGTTAATAAATAA
- a CDS encoding TlpA family protein disulfide reductase, with protein sequence MKNILLLLLVCTGVYAQSEIQNFKGTLKNNSVDSIIVKNQRGTWRKGYALDKQGNFSGRLQQGLGMFTLHYGDNEAEMYLGNDSDIVITANADNFIETLVYTGKGADENIFLAEYARGKKALIDKFKDGGDKEVIQKEVDSLIAVFEDKLKTRKYNFMFRNLMSTTLKYSDSQILPMQISKQATSKRLEGKPSPLFTYENHKGGTTSLKDLRGKYVYIDVWATWCGPCRREIPHLQEIEEKYKGENIAFVSISVDKENDYNKWRELVTKETLGGIQLIADDNFKSDFIQSYNILSIPRFILIDPKGNVVKADAPRPSDFALQDLLNKLLK encoded by the coding sequence ATGAAAAACATACTATTACTATTATTAGTGTGCACTGGTGTGTATGCGCAATCGGAAATTCAAAATTTTAAAGGGACTTTAAAAAATAATAGTGTTGACTCTATAATAGTCAAAAATCAAAGAGGTACTTGGCGCAAGGGTTATGCCTTAGATAAGCAGGGAAATTTTTCGGGTAGATTACAACAAGGATTGGGTATGTTTACGCTGCATTATGGAGATAATGAAGCTGAGATGTATTTAGGTAACGATTCGGATATTGTTATAACTGCAAATGCTGATAACTTTATTGAAACTCTTGTATATACAGGGAAAGGTGCTGATGAGAATATCTTTTTGGCAGAGTATGCTAGAGGGAAAAAGGCGTTAATTGATAAGTTTAAAGATGGTGGAGACAAAGAGGTTATACAAAAAGAAGTAGATAGTCTTATTGCTGTATTTGAAGATAAACTTAAAACAAGAAAGTATAACTTTATGTTTAGGAATTTAATGAGTACGACTTTAAAATACTCTGATAGTCAAATATTACCAATGCAAATTAGTAAGCAAGCGACTTCAAAAAGACTTGAAGGAAAGCCATCGCCCCTTTTTACTTATGAGAACCATAAAGGAGGGACTACAAGTCTTAAAGATTTAAGAGGTAAGTATGTATATATAGATGTTTGGGCTACTTGGTGTGGGCCATGCCGTAGAGAGATACCCCACTTGCAGGAAATAGAGGAGAAGTACAAAGGAGAAAATATTGCTTTTGTAAGTATTTCTGTAGATAAAGAAAATGATTATAATAAGTGGAGAGAACTTGTTACAAAAGAGACATTAGGTGGAATACAGCTTATTGCAGATGACAACTTCAAATCTGATTTTATTCAATCTTATAATATATTATCAATACCACGATTTATACTAATAGACCCTAAAGGTAATGTAGTAAAAGCCGATGCGCCAAGACCATCAGATTTTGCACTGCAAGATTTATTAAATAAACTCCTAAAATAA
- a CDS encoding TlpA family protein disulfide reductase: MKKLLTLLLLTVSSIYAQNKEFTFSAIIKNPNSDSLVIRSKSMQKVIKADKKGNFKDSFSLTTGLYQLYDGKEYSVLYLDNSYDLDMTVAADSFDKTIHFTGKGAAENNFLAKKMLADQVFISGLDDLPNEPNAAQKIVDDRARELRSALENPEIGETFKNLMITVLTQEKKQLEAMAKRAQEAQKMKGKPSPLFTYENHKGGTTSLKDFRGKYVYIDVWATWCGPCRKEIPYLQKIEKKYHDKDIVFVSISVDKEKDHTKWKKFVDKEALGGVQLIADKDWKSDFIAAYDIHSIPRFLLIDPKGNVVRSDAARPSDPALQELLDKLLK, translated from the coding sequence ATGAAAAAATTACTTACATTACTTTTACTTACAGTTAGCAGTATTTATGCTCAAAATAAAGAGTTTACATTTTCGGCAATTATAAAAAATCCGAATAGCGATTCTCTTGTCATACGCTCTAAATCGATGCAAAAAGTTATTAAAGCTGATAAAAAAGGAAACTTTAAAGATAGCTTTTCTTTAACTACAGGCTTATATCAATTATATGATGGTAAAGAGTATAGCGTGTTATATCTTGATAATAGTTATGATCTTGATATGACGGTAGCAGCAGATAGCTTTGATAAAACGATACATTTTACAGGCAAAGGTGCGGCAGAGAATAACTTTTTAGCCAAAAAGATGCTTGCTGACCAAGTTTTTATATCAGGACTTGACGATTTGCCTAACGAACCCAATGCAGCTCAAAAAATAGTTGATGATAGAGCAAGAGAGTTACGATCTGCATTAGAGAATCCTGAAATAGGTGAAACGTTTAAAAACTTGATGATAACGGTACTTACCCAAGAGAAAAAGCAACTGGAAGCAATGGCAAAACGAGCACAAGAAGCCCAAAAAATGAAGGGAAAGCCATCGCCGCTTTTTACTTATGAAAATCATAAAGGAGGTACTACAAGTCTTAAAGATTTTAGAGGTAAATATGTATATATAGATGTTTGGGCTACTTGGTGCGGACCATGTCGTAAAGAGATACCTTATTTACAGAAAATAGAAAAAAAATATCATGATAAAGATATCGTATTTGTAAGCATCTCTGTAGATAAAGAGAAAGACCATACTAAGTGGAAAAAATTTGTAGATAAAGAAGCATTAGGCGGAGTACAACTTATAGCAGATAAAGACTGGAAGTCTGATTTTATTGCAGCTTACGATATTCATTCTATACCACGCTTTTTATTGATAGACCCAAAGGGCAACGTAGTACGATCTGATGCTGCAAGACCATCTGACCCTGCCTTACAAGAGTTACTGGATAAGCTCTTAAAATAA